The DNA window ATTGTGCATTTAAAATTCACAAATGTTTCATCGCTCGTTCTCAAACGCAAATGCCTGATGATTGGGTTAGATGAAGAGTGCTGTGACAGCATCCACATCGCTTGTTTCCGGTCGTCTTTATGAATAATGCTCCACAGACTGGAGACTGAAGAAAAATAAGAATGTGCCTGACTAGAAAAATGAAGGATTTCACCTTCTTGATTTAATTGAAAGTAAGGAACGGGGATCCATTTAAGTATGTTACTTTCCCTCATGCACTTCTCCCAACTTAAATAATCTCTTTTACCATATCACAATAACCTAATATTTGGATTATTTTCATCATTTTACCTATTACTTTTCCCGTTTTAAACTGTAAAAGTCTAAAAAATCATTCAGTTTAAAATACTTGAAATAGGAACGTTTGTTCGATAAACTGAAAATTAAAGGAGCGAATTCTATGCGACAGTTACTTCAAGAAAGCTACTCTTCAAAACGACTTGTTGAAATTATTTATATGGACGATAAAGGATGTTTGACACAGCGATTTATTATTGTTTATAAAATTTATCCTCAGAGCGTAAAAGCTTGGTGCTTATTAAGAAACGAGAAACGAACATTTAAAATAGAGAATATCCTTTCATGCGGATTCAACAATAAAAGGAAAAGCAGTTTTAGACAGAAAGCTCACTCAATTTAAGAGGGGCTTTTTCATATCATTTCCTCTTATGGCGTGTGAGTTATTTTCATACACTATACCCACTAGAAAGGGGAATGAACATGACATCAAACCAAGGAAATAAAACTAAACATATTGCTAAAGGAAGAACGGAAAAAGGAGATAGGACAATGCAGGGGGAGCAAACACAGCATGAAGTACAAAATACATCTTTGTCTCATAATAATTGCCGGGCAAACCTTGATGGAGATTAATCTAAAAAAGGAAAGCTTTCGTTTCCGAAGCTTTCCTTTTTTTGTGTATATCGCATTTTTAAGTTAACTCGTATTTTTCTGAGCCAATCACAATATAGTCTCTTACTTGATATACGAATTTTACCGATTTCTCACAAACTTCGTACGAGTAATTCTCTAAAACATTGCTTTTTTGATTAATATAATGCATAAAAGCGCGTTGAAAATAACCATTCTCAACAAAAAGTTCACCGGTTTTGCACAACTTTTCATGTGCTTCTTCCAGCCATTTTGCAATTTGGCTGTCGTTGTTATTAAATGTAAGAATGTGTGCATAGCGATCTGATAAATCTGTCATATCCTCTTTATCCTGGTCAAAATAAAAAACTTTTTCTTTTTTTGACTGCAGCCTTTGTTTATGCAAAGTTACATTTTTTAACAGTTCTTTTTCAACGTCTTCTTCGGGACTTATATAGATGGGGCAGGTGCCTGCTACCTCACCTTGATCTGTAAATAATACAACATAGTACAAATCAAACATCATATCTCTCCCTTCACGTGCTCATACTATCCTATCTTGCATCCTTCGTTTTTAGAATCATTTTT is part of the Priestia aryabhattai genome and encodes:
- a CDS encoding PAS domain-containing protein, whose protein sequence is MRESNILKWIPVPYFQLNQEGEILHFSSQAHSYFSSVSSLWSIIHKDDRKQAMWMLSQHSSSNPIIRHLRLRTSDETFVNFKCTIHWKNGVGHLVCTEKKNVKDPLDFVLSAQFYLENSDKRLKESGKVLNNSADLLFNRLKH